A genomic window from Blastococcus saxobsidens DD2 includes:
- a CDS encoding SRPBCC family protein: MSSSRSRPGLRRTARVLGLASTGLGVAMLRDPKGVARVSGVDDSATALSVIPLVGARELLHALPLLAGRPGWAWTRVAGDAVDLTAMGIALSHRSGDRGRRLRNATAAVAGLAALDLLTAARSRRSGSRSSTRELLPGSAPWKGAIDVSAATTVNRTPEEVYRYWRDFAHLPEFMAHVREVRTLDGGARSHWVAEAPGKLSVEWDAEVVEDSPGELIRWRSLPGAGIENAGSVGFRPAPGGRGTEVRVRLAYAQPGGRLGKVVAGLFGESPEQQVRDDLTRFKQVLETGHVVRSEGTPHGLEAGRLAAQRPAAPRS; encoded by the coding sequence ATGAGTTCCAGCCGCAGCCGCCCCGGCCTGCGCCGCACCGCCCGCGTCCTGGGTCTGGCCAGCACCGGCCTCGGCGTGGCCATGCTGCGTGACCCGAAGGGCGTCGCCCGGGTGTCCGGCGTGGACGACTCGGCCACCGCGCTGTCGGTGATCCCCCTGGTCGGCGCCCGCGAGCTGCTGCACGCCCTTCCGCTGCTGGCCGGCCGCCCCGGCTGGGCCTGGACGCGCGTCGCCGGCGACGCCGTGGACCTCACCGCGATGGGGATCGCGCTGTCGCACCGGAGCGGCGACCGCGGACGGCGGCTGCGCAACGCCACCGCCGCCGTCGCCGGGCTGGCGGCCCTCGACCTGCTCACCGCGGCGCGCTCACGCCGCTCGGGCAGCCGGAGCTCCACCCGGGAGCTGCTCCCCGGGTCCGCCCCGTGGAAGGGCGCGATCGACGTCTCCGCGGCCACCACGGTGAACAGGACGCCGGAGGAGGTCTACCGGTACTGGCGCGACTTCGCCCACCTGCCGGAGTTCATGGCGCACGTGCGCGAGGTCCGCACGCTGGATGGCGGTGCGCGCTCGCACTGGGTCGCCGAGGCGCCCGGGAAGCTCTCGGTCGAGTGGGACGCCGAGGTGGTCGAGGACTCCCCCGGCGAGCTCATCCGCTGGCGCTCGCTGCCCGGCGCCGGCATCGAGAACGCCGGATCGGTGGGATTCCGCCCGGCCCCCGGCGGGCGAGGCACCGAGGTGCGGGTCCGGCTGGCCTACGCCCAGCCGGGCGGCCGGCTCGGCAAGGTCGTCGCCGGGCTGTTCGGGGAGTCCCCGGAGCAGCAGGTGCGCGACGACCTCACCCGCTTCAAGCAGGTGCTCGAGACCGGGCACGTGGTCCGCTCCGAGGGCACACCGCACGGCCTGGAGGCGGGGCGGCTCGCCGCCCAGCGCCCCGCGGCGCCCCGCTCCTGA
- a CDS encoding zinc-dependent alcohol dehydrogenase, whose product MRATQWMGKNHIEVNEVPDPQILNDRDAIVKISSTAICGSDLHLYDGFIPTMRKGDIVGHEFMGEVVELGKGVGNLKVGDRVVVPFPISCGNCVACQKGLFSVCENSNPNARIAEKVMGHAPCGIFGYSHMMGGYPGGQAEYARVPFADVGPLKVDDDLTDEQVLFLTDVFPTGYMGADNCDISPGDVVAVWGAGAVGQFAVASAKMLGAERVIAIDRFDYRLDKAKEAGATDVLDYEDVDVLDALQELTAGRGPDAAIDCVGMEAHHPSTAINAYDRAKQATMLETERPHALREAILAVKNGGTVSIVGVYGGLMDKFPIGSLMNRSLTVRTGQAHVQRYLKPLYERIRNGDIDPSFVVSHTLPLEQAPQAYRMFRDKEDSSNKVVLKP is encoded by the coding sequence GTGCGCGCCACCCAGTGGATGGGCAAGAACCACATCGAGGTCAACGAGGTCCCCGACCCGCAGATCCTCAACGACCGCGACGCGATCGTGAAGATCAGCTCCACCGCGATCTGCGGGTCGGATCTGCACCTGTACGACGGCTTCATCCCGACGATGCGCAAGGGCGACATCGTCGGTCACGAGTTCATGGGCGAGGTGGTGGAGCTCGGCAAGGGCGTCGGCAACCTGAAGGTCGGTGACCGGGTCGTCGTCCCGTTCCCGATCTCCTGCGGCAACTGCGTCGCCTGCCAGAAGGGGCTGTTCTCCGTCTGCGAGAACTCCAACCCCAACGCCCGGATCGCCGAGAAGGTGATGGGCCACGCGCCGTGCGGCATCTTCGGCTACTCGCACATGATGGGCGGCTACCCCGGTGGCCAGGCCGAGTACGCCCGCGTCCCGTTCGCCGACGTCGGCCCGCTGAAGGTCGACGACGACCTGACAGACGAGCAGGTCCTGTTCCTCACCGACGTCTTCCCCACCGGCTACATGGGTGCGGATAACTGCGACATCTCCCCCGGTGACGTCGTCGCCGTCTGGGGCGCGGGTGCGGTCGGGCAGTTCGCCGTCGCCAGCGCGAAGATGCTCGGCGCCGAGCGGGTCATCGCCATCGACCGGTTCGACTACCGGCTGGACAAGGCGAAGGAGGCCGGCGCCACCGACGTCCTCGACTACGAGGACGTCGACGTCCTCGACGCCCTGCAGGAGCTCACCGCCGGGCGCGGGCCGGACGCCGCGATCGACTGCGTCGGGATGGAGGCCCACCACCCGAGCACCGCGATCAACGCCTACGACCGGGCCAAGCAGGCCACCATGCTGGAGACCGAGCGGCCGCACGCGCTGCGCGAGGCGATCCTCGCGGTGAAGAACGGCGGGACGGTCTCGATCGTCGGAGTCTACGGCGGGCTCATGGACAAGTTCCCGATCGGTTCGCTGATGAACCGGTCACTGACGGTGCGGACCGGCCAGGCGCACGTGCAGCGGTACTTGAAGCCGCTGTACGAGCGGATCCGGAACGGCGACATCGACCCGAGCTTCGTCGTCTCGCACACCCTGCCGCTGGAGCAGGCCCCGCAGGCCTACCGGATGTTCCGCGACAAGGAGGACTCCAGCAACAAGGTGGTCCTCAAGCCCTGA
- a CDS encoding cystathionine beta-synthase, with product MQYAESVVDLVGNTPLVKLSSVTRGLGPHAPLVLAKVEYLNPGGSVKDRIAVRMVDAAEASGELQPGGTIVEPTSGNTGIGLALVAQQRGYHCIFVCPDKVGQEKINVLKAYGAEVVVCPTAVDPADPRSYYSVSDRLTREIPGAWKPDQYSNPSNPQSHYETTGPEIWSQTEGRITHFVTGAGTGGTISGVGRYLKEVSDGRVQVIGADPEGSVYSGGTGRPYLVEGVGEDFWPSTYDQEVADEIIAVSDGDSFAMTRRLAREEGLLVGGSCGMAVVAALRVAERLTEDDVLVVLLADGGRGYLNKIFNDAWMADYGFLGSTAGTTVGELLHTKSGETPPLVHTHPNETVRDAIDILREYGVSQLPVVRAEPPVTAGEVVGSVDEKTLLDAVFTGRATLADRVEKHMSPPLPIIGSGEPVTSAVAELGSAGALLVHVDGKPAGVITRQDVLGHIADRPAATAPTVDS from the coding sequence GTGCAGTACGCCGAGTCCGTCGTCGACCTGGTCGGCAACACGCCGCTGGTGAAGCTGTCGTCGGTCACCCGCGGGCTGGGCCCCCACGCCCCGCTGGTGCTGGCCAAGGTCGAGTACCTCAACCCCGGCGGCTCGGTGAAGGACCGGATCGCCGTCCGCATGGTCGACGCCGCGGAGGCCAGCGGTGAGCTGCAGCCCGGCGGCACCATCGTGGAGCCCACCAGCGGCAACACCGGCATCGGCCTGGCACTGGTGGCCCAGCAGCGCGGCTACCACTGCATCTTCGTCTGCCCCGACAAGGTCGGGCAGGAGAAGATCAACGTCCTCAAGGCCTACGGGGCCGAGGTGGTGGTCTGCCCGACCGCCGTCGACCCGGCCGACCCGCGCTCCTACTACTCGGTGTCCGACCGGCTCACCCGGGAGATCCCCGGCGCCTGGAAGCCCGACCAGTACTCCAACCCGAGCAACCCGCAGTCGCACTACGAGACGACCGGGCCGGAGATCTGGTCGCAGACCGAGGGGCGGATCACCCACTTCGTCACCGGCGCCGGCACGGGCGGGACGATCAGCGGCGTCGGCCGGTACCTCAAGGAGGTCTCCGACGGCCGGGTGCAGGTCATCGGCGCCGACCCGGAGGGGTCGGTGTACTCCGGCGGCACCGGCCGCCCGTACCTGGTGGAGGGCGTCGGCGAGGACTTCTGGCCGTCCACCTACGACCAGGAGGTCGCCGACGAGATCATCGCGGTCTCCGACGGCGACTCCTTCGCCATGACGCGCCGGCTGGCCCGCGAGGAGGGTCTGCTGGTCGGTGGTTCCTGCGGCATGGCGGTGGTGGCGGCGCTGCGCGTGGCGGAGCGGCTCACCGAGGACGACGTCCTGGTGGTGCTGCTGGCGGACGGCGGCCGCGGCTACCTGAACAAGATCTTCAACGACGCGTGGATGGCGGACTACGGCTTCCTCGGCTCGACCGCCGGCACCACCGTGGGCGAGTTGCTGCACACGAAGTCCGGCGAGACCCCGCCGCTGGTGCACACCCATCCCAACGAGACCGTCCGCGACGCGATCGACATCCTCCGGGAGTACGGCGTCAGCCAGCTGCCGGTGGTGCGTGCCGAGCCGCCGGTCACCGCCGGCGAAGTCGTCGGCTCGGTGGACGAGAAGACCCTGCTGGACGCCGTCTTCACCGGCCGCGCGACGCTGGCCGACCGGGTGGAGAAGCACATGTCGCCGCCACTGCCGATCATCGGCTCCGGTGAGCCGGTGACGTCGGCCGTCGCCGAGCTGGGCTCGGCCGGCGCGCTGCTGGTGCACGTCGACGGCAAGCCCGCCGGCGTGATCACCCGGCAGGACGTGCTGGGGCACATCGCCGACCGTCCCGCGGCGACTGCGCCTACGGTCGACTCATGA
- a CDS encoding cystathionine gamma-synthase, protein MSELAGFNTRAIHAGQEPDPATGAVIPPLHLTTTYKQDGVGGLRGGYEYSRSGNPTRAALQEQLAALEQGTTALTFASGLAAEDTLLRTLCRPGDEIVLGGDAYGGTFRLISRVLEPWGVGYRPIDLGDLDAVREAVAPETTRVVWCETPTNPLLNIADIAALAQIARESGTVLVVDNTFASPYLQRPLTLGADVVVHSTTKYLGGHSDVVGGALVTSDAHWAERLTYHQNAMGAVNGPFDAWLLMRGIKTLGVRMDRHCANAARIAEFLLDHPAVASVLYPGLPDHPGHEIAARQMSGFGGMLSFRLRDGEEAALRVCERTRLFTLAESLGGVESLIEHPGRMTHASAAGSPLEVPADLVRLSVGIEDVEDLLADLDRALS, encoded by the coding sequence ATGAGCGAGCTCGCGGGATTCAACACCCGCGCCATCCACGCCGGGCAGGAGCCCGACCCCGCGACCGGCGCGGTCATCCCGCCGCTGCACCTGACGACGACCTACAAGCAGGACGGCGTCGGCGGGCTGCGCGGCGGCTACGAGTACAGCCGCAGCGGGAACCCGACCCGTGCCGCGCTGCAGGAACAGCTCGCGGCCCTGGAGCAGGGCACCACGGCCCTGACCTTCGCCTCCGGCCTCGCCGCCGAGGACACCCTGCTGCGCACCCTCTGCCGGCCGGGCGACGAGATCGTCCTGGGCGGCGACGCCTACGGCGGGACGTTCCGGCTGATCTCCCGGGTGCTCGAGCCCTGGGGCGTCGGCTACCGGCCGATCGACCTGGGCGACCTGGACGCCGTCCGGGAGGCCGTCGCGCCCGAGACCACCCGGGTCGTCTGGTGCGAGACGCCGACCAACCCGCTGCTCAACATCGCCGACATCGCCGCGCTGGCGCAGATCGCGCGCGAGAGCGGCACCGTGCTCGTCGTCGACAACACCTTCGCCTCGCCCTACCTGCAGCGGCCGCTGACGCTCGGGGCCGACGTCGTCGTGCACTCGACCACCAAGTACCTGGGCGGGCACTCCGACGTCGTCGGCGGAGCGCTGGTGACCAGCGACGCGCACTGGGCCGAGCGGCTCACCTACCACCAGAACGCCATGGGAGCGGTGAACGGCCCCTTCGACGCCTGGCTGCTGATGCGCGGGATCAAGACCCTCGGCGTGCGGATGGACCGGCACTGCGCCAACGCGGCCCGGATCGCCGAGTTCCTGCTCGACCATCCCGCGGTGGCCTCGGTGCTCTACCCGGGGCTGCCCGACCACCCGGGGCACGAGATCGCCGCGCGGCAGATGTCCGGCTTCGGCGGGATGCTGTCGTTCCGGCTGCGCGACGGCGAGGAGGCCGCGCTGCGGGTCTGCGAGCGCACCCGGCTGTTCACGCTCGCGGAGTCCCTCGGCGGCGTCGAGTCGCTCATCGAGCACCCCGGCCGGATGACCCACGCGAGCGCCGCCGGCTCACCGCTGGAGGTGCCCGCCGACCTCGTGCGGCTCTCGGTGGGCATCGAGGACGTCGAGGATCTGCTGGCCGACCTGGACCGGGCGCTCAGCTGA
- a CDS encoding antibiotic biosynthesis monooxygenase family protein, which translates to MILERAELSVRPGQEEAFEQAFRAATGLISTVPGFAGLALSRCLERESVYLLLVRWERLEDHTEGFRGSAGYQQWRRLLHHFYDPFPVVEHFSPVLTAGHPVP; encoded by the coding sequence ATGATCCTGGAGCGGGCGGAACTGTCGGTGCGGCCCGGTCAGGAGGAGGCGTTCGAGCAGGCGTTCCGCGCGGCCACGGGCCTCATCTCCACGGTGCCCGGATTCGCCGGCCTCGCGCTGAGCCGGTGTCTCGAGCGGGAGAGCGTCTACCTGCTGCTGGTCCGGTGGGAGCGGTTGGAGGACCACACGGAGGGCTTCCGCGGGTCGGCCGGCTACCAGCAGTGGCGCCGGCTGCTGCACCACTTCTACGACCCGTTCCCGGTCGTGGAGCACTTCTCGCCGGTCTTGACCGCCGGCCATCCGGTGCCCTGA
- a CDS encoding glycosyltransferase has product MSVPAPRISIVLATRNRRASLLRSLDRLVHAGGPPVVVVDNGSTDGTPAAVRDRHPTVVVVELPTNAGAAARTVGVRRTATPYVAFADDDSWWAPGSLDRATDLLDTHPGIALVTGRVRLAADGSLDAVSRKHRAAVLGTTPGNPGPDVLSYPAFAVVVRRDAYLSVGGFSPLLFFGGEEHLLALDLAAAGWQQVYADDVVAWHDPAGPVVVSPERWALQTRNDLLVDWLRRPLPVALSATTRLLRQAAGDPAARAAVRGWARRLPAALRQRRAVPADVERRFAAAQRPLSSPAAG; this is encoded by the coding sequence ATGTCCGTGCCCGCTCCCCGGATCAGCATCGTGCTCGCCACGCGGAACCGCCGGGCGTCGCTGCTGCGATCGCTCGACCGGCTCGTGCACGCCGGCGGACCCCCGGTCGTCGTCGTCGACAACGGCTCCACCGACGGAACCCCCGCCGCCGTCCGCGACCGGCACCCCACGGTCGTGGTGGTGGAGCTGCCCACCAACGCCGGGGCGGCCGCCCGCACCGTCGGCGTACGACGCACCGCAACCCCCTACGTCGCCTTCGCCGACGACGACTCGTGGTGGGCACCGGGATCCCTGGACCGGGCGACCGACCTGCTCGACACGCACCCCGGCATCGCACTGGTCACCGGCCGGGTCCGGCTGGCCGCGGACGGCTCGCTCGATGCCGTGTCGCGCAAGCACCGCGCCGCCGTCCTCGGCACCACCCCGGGCAATCCGGGGCCCGACGTGCTCAGCTATCCCGCCTTCGCCGTGGTCGTCCGCCGCGACGCGTACCTGTCGGTCGGCGGCTTCTCACCGCTGCTGTTCTTCGGCGGCGAGGAGCACCTGCTCGCGCTCGACCTGGCCGCGGCCGGCTGGCAGCAGGTCTACGCCGACGACGTGGTCGCCTGGCACGACCCCGCCGGCCCCGTGGTCGTCTCCCCCGAACGCTGGGCGCTGCAGACCCGCAACGACCTGCTGGTCGACTGGCTCCGCCGGCCGCTGCCTGTGGCGCTCTCGGCCACCACGCGGCTGCTCCGCCAGGCGGCCGGTGATCCGGCGGCGCGGGCGGCGGTGCGGGGCTGGGCCCGCCGACTCCCGGCCGCCCTCCGCCAGCGACGGGCGGTCCCCGCCGACGTCGAGCGCCGGTTCGCGGCCGCGCAGCGGCCGCTCAGCTCCCCAGCTGCCGGGTGA
- a CDS encoding polysaccharide pyruvyl transferase family protein yields MRVLVAGWFSFDEVIATVGDELGADVVVGWLTELGIDHDVAWAPYLGRGVHWRDVEPADYTHLLFVTGPVGNLPPLPELTRAFASARRWAVNVSVVDDVARTMFDEVWERDAPGITRPDLAVEGPEPDVPVVAVAFAPVQGEYGDRSRADRVRGVIEEWLAARALPWFPIDTDLFDKPHPRRPAQVEALLRRCDVVVSMRLHGLVLGLKSDRPVIACDPIDGGAKVTGQARALDWPLLLAADDVTLEALDAALARCLAGEFTGPVAHSRVRGAAGNRELREWLTRQLGS; encoded by the coding sequence ATGCGTGTCCTGGTGGCCGGGTGGTTCAGCTTCGACGAGGTGATCGCCACCGTCGGCGACGAGCTGGGGGCCGACGTCGTCGTCGGGTGGCTGACCGAGCTGGGCATCGACCACGACGTCGCGTGGGCGCCCTACCTGGGCCGCGGGGTGCACTGGCGGGACGTCGAACCCGCCGACTACACGCACCTGCTCTTCGTCACCGGCCCGGTCGGGAACCTGCCGCCGCTGCCGGAGCTGACCCGGGCGTTCGCGTCGGCGCGGCGTTGGGCCGTGAACGTGTCCGTCGTCGACGACGTCGCCCGGACGATGTTCGACGAGGTGTGGGAGCGGGACGCCCCCGGGATCACCCGACCCGACCTGGCCGTCGAGGGCCCGGAACCCGACGTCCCCGTCGTCGCCGTGGCGTTCGCCCCGGTGCAGGGTGAGTACGGCGACCGCAGCCGGGCCGACCGGGTGCGGGGGGTGATCGAGGAGTGGCTGGCGGCGCGGGCGCTGCCGTGGTTCCCCATCGACACCGACCTGTTCGACAAGCCGCATCCGCGCCGGCCGGCGCAGGTGGAGGCTCTGCTCCGGCGGTGCGACGTCGTGGTGAGCATGCGGCTGCACGGGCTGGTCCTCGGGCTCAAGAGCGATCGGCCGGTCATCGCGTGCGACCCCATCGACGGCGGCGCCAAGGTCACCGGTCAGGCGCGGGCGCTGGACTGGCCGCTGCTGCTGGCCGCCGACGACGTGACCCTCGAGGCGCTCGATGCGGCGCTGGCGCGCTGCCTGGCCGGGGAGTTCACCGGCCCGGTGGCGCACTCCCGGGTGCGGGGCGCCGCGGGCAACCGCGAGCTCCGGGAATGGCTCACCCGGCAGCTGGGGAGCTGA
- a CDS encoding VOC family protein, translated as MTTENTRDLTASEAERARIREAYLRPAEQRPASTARGLHHTALISSDVERTVRFYQDVLGFPLTELIENRDYPGSSHFFFDIGNSNLLAFFDFPGLGVGPYAEVLGGLHHMAISVEPQRWEELVQRLTDAGVEHEVHSGVSVYFRDPDGARIELIADPLGEMYGSQVL; from the coding sequence GTGACCACCGAGAACACCCGTGACCTGACCGCGTCGGAGGCCGAGCGCGCCCGCATCCGGGAGGCGTACCTGCGCCCGGCCGAGCAGCGGCCGGCGTCGACCGCCCGGGGCCTGCACCACACCGCGCTGATCAGCAGCGACGTCGAGCGGACGGTGCGCTTCTACCAGGACGTGCTCGGCTTCCCGCTGACCGAGCTGATCGAGAACCGCGACTACCCCGGTTCCTCGCACTTCTTCTTCGACATCGGCAACAGCAACCTGCTGGCCTTCTTCGACTTCCCTGGACTGGGCGTCGGCCCGTACGCCGAGGTGCTGGGCGGCCTGCACCACATGGCGATCAGCGTGGAACCGCAGCGGTGGGAGGAACTGGTGCAGCGGCTCACCGATGCCGGCGTCGAGCACGAGGTGCACAGCGGCGTCTCGGTCTACTTCCGGGACCCCGACGGCGCCCGCATCGAGCTGATCGCCGACCCGCTGGGCGAGATGTACGGCTCGCAGGTGCTCTGA
- a CDS encoding GNAT family N-acetyltransferase translates to METTVTDVPESDRFEIRDGQRVLGMAAYQRHGDTLVFTHTEVDPDAGQSGLGSTLVRAALDEVRSRGGSVVPRCSFVAGWIERHPDYADLVADQDR, encoded by the coding sequence ATGGAGACCACAGTCACCGACGTCCCCGAGTCCGACCGCTTCGAGATCCGGGACGGCCAGCGCGTCCTGGGGATGGCCGCCTACCAGCGCCACGGCGACACCCTCGTGTTCACGCACACGGAGGTCGACCCCGACGCCGGGCAGTCCGGGCTGGGCAGCACCCTTGTCCGTGCCGCGCTCGACGAGGTGCGCTCGCGCGGCGGGTCGGTCGTGCCCCGCTGCTCGTTCGTCGCCGGCTGGATCGAGCGGCACCCCGACTACGCCGACCTGGTCGCCGACCAGGACCGCTGA
- a CDS encoding ferredoxin translates to MSRLEADLERCVGAGACEALMPDVFEVGDEGTVQILRPHPADAEVRDVEEAVRQCPTGALQLVTEQPAPAGG, encoded by the coding sequence GTGAGCCGGCTGGAGGCCGATCTCGAGCGGTGCGTCGGAGCCGGGGCCTGCGAAGCGTTGATGCCCGACGTCTTCGAGGTGGGGGACGAGGGCACGGTGCAGATACTGCGCCCCCACCCGGCGGACGCCGAGGTGCGCGACGTCGAGGAGGCGGTGCGGCAGTGCCCGACCGGGGCCCTCCAGCTGGTGACGGAACAGCCGGCCCCCGCCGGCGGTTGA
- a CDS encoding cytochrome P450: MSVGTAPGTVPPPRRVGAADLGIDLSDRDFWARPPAERHAVFDRLRQERPFAFFAEPQIPSLPSGPGYHAVTRYADLAAISSQPAVFCSGEGAVSIQDIPADLNEFYGSLISMDDPRHAKIRRIVAKTFTPRMLERVVDSVAGIVDDVLAAVRRKAAEGDGTFDVVADLAAPIPLRVICDMMGVPEEDRAMVLAKSNVILSGGDPELVEDEDDPLTGVLMAGIELAGLMERLAAERVERPTDDLTTALVTTEVEGEKLTHQEIASFFILLLVAGNETTRTAISQGLLALQDHPEQRAAWVADPELTRTAVEEIVRWASPVTWMRRTATRDGELNGHRFSAGDKFLLFYAAANRDPEVFADPHRFDLARDPNPHVGFGSKGPHFCLGAHLARRELAVTFAKVFEQLPDLEVTGPPDRLRSSFVNGLKRLPARLTDAS; this comes from the coding sequence GTGTCCGTCGGCACCGCACCCGGAACCGTTCCGCCGCCCCGCCGGGTGGGGGCCGCCGATCTCGGCATCGACCTCTCCGACCGGGACTTCTGGGCGCGCCCGCCGGCCGAGCGTCACGCGGTCTTCGACCGGTTGCGCCAGGAGCGCCCCTTCGCATTCTTCGCCGAGCCGCAGATCCCGTCGTTGCCGAGCGGGCCCGGCTACCACGCCGTCACCCGCTACGCGGACCTGGCGGCGATCAGCTCCCAGCCCGCGGTCTTCTGCTCGGGGGAGGGGGCGGTCTCCATCCAGGACATCCCGGCCGATCTGAACGAGTTCTACGGCTCGCTGATCAGCATGGACGACCCCCGGCACGCCAAGATCCGGCGCATCGTCGCCAAGACGTTCACCCCGCGCATGCTCGAGCGCGTGGTCGACTCGGTCGCGGGCATCGTCGACGACGTCCTCGCTGCCGTCCGTCGGAAGGCGGCCGAGGGGGACGGCACGTTCGACGTCGTCGCCGACCTGGCCGCGCCCATCCCGCTGCGGGTCATCTGCGACATGATGGGTGTCCCCGAGGAGGACCGGGCGATGGTCCTGGCCAAGTCGAACGTGATCCTCTCCGGCGGCGACCCGGAACTGGTGGAAGACGAGGACGACCCGCTCACCGGCGTGCTCATGGCCGGGATCGAGCTGGCCGGCCTGATGGAGCGGCTGGCCGCCGAGCGGGTGGAGCGGCCCACCGACGACCTCACCACGGCGCTGGTCACCACGGAGGTGGAGGGCGAGAAGCTCACCCACCAGGAGATCGCCTCGTTCTTCATCCTCCTGCTCGTGGCCGGCAACGAGACCACGCGCACCGCCATCTCCCAGGGGCTGCTGGCGCTGCAGGACCACCCCGAGCAGCGGGCCGCCTGGGTCGCCGACCCCGAACTCACCCGTACCGCCGTCGAGGAGATCGTGCGCTGGGCCAGCCCGGTGACCTGGATGCGCCGCACCGCGACCAGGGACGGCGAGCTGAACGGCCACCGGTTCTCCGCCGGCGACAAGTTCCTGCTGTTCTACGCCGCCGCGAACCGCGACCCGGAGGTGTTCGCCGACCCGCACCGGTTCGACCTGGCCCGCGACCCCAACCCGCACGTCGGATTCGGGTCCAAGGGGCCGCACTTCTGCCTCGGTGCCCACCTCGCCCGCCGGGAGCTCGCCGTCACCTTCGCCAAGGTGTTCGAGCAGCTGCCCGACCTGGAGGTCACCGGCCCCCCGGACCGGCTGCGTTCGTCGTTCGTCAACGGCCTCAAGCGGCTCCCGGCCCGGCTCACGGACGCCTCGTGA
- a CDS encoding BCCT family transporter produces the protein MRRTSAVFWASLAVVLPFVVWGAIAPASLDSAAGATRAFVVDRFGWFYLLTATIVLIAVIVVAASRWGKVRLGRDGDEPEYSTTAWFAMLFSAGMGIGLVFWGVAEPVAHFMTPATADPETTAAARDALRYSFFHWGLHPWGIYAVLALALAYARFRRGWKATISGALRPILGDRVDGPLGTVVDTIAVVATVFGVATSLGLGAAQVNGGLASLDDGFTIGSGTQLLIIAVVTVLFLVSALSGLNRGIKWLSTANMVLAVGLFAFVLFTASTGRLVGAFTTTLGSYLAELPAMSLQTGPFDAERSDWINGWTIFYWAWWISWSPFVATFIARISRGRTIREFVIGVLGVPTLVSGLWFSVFGGAGILAQQDGADLASQPTESQLFALLDTLPGGLIAGIGAMILIVTFFVTSADSATFVLGSLSTRGGADPARSVTVIWGLVISASAAVLLVSGGLGGVQTASIVAAFPFAVVLLLVLASLIKGLRDEPRLPRTEAAAPPVAAGMPGVPVASGNGATTAGAVPERT, from the coding sequence GTGCGAAGAACATCAGCTGTCTTCTGGGCCTCGCTGGCCGTCGTCCTGCCCTTCGTGGTGTGGGGCGCGATCGCGCCGGCATCGCTGGACTCCGCCGCCGGAGCGACGCGGGCGTTCGTCGTCGACCGGTTCGGCTGGTTCTACCTGCTGACGGCGACGATCGTCCTGATCGCGGTGATCGTCGTGGCGGCGTCGCGGTGGGGCAAGGTCCGGCTGGGCCGGGACGGCGACGAGCCCGAGTACAGCACCACCGCGTGGTTCGCGATGCTCTTCAGCGCGGGCATGGGCATCGGCCTGGTGTTCTGGGGTGTCGCCGAGCCGGTGGCGCACTTCATGACCCCGGCCACGGCCGACCCCGAGACGACCGCGGCGGCACGGGACGCGCTGCGCTACTCGTTCTTCCACTGGGGCCTGCACCCGTGGGGCATCTACGCGGTCCTCGCGCTGGCGCTGGCCTACGCCCGGTTCCGGCGTGGTTGGAAGGCCACCATCAGCGGCGCACTGCGGCCGATCCTCGGGGACCGGGTCGACGGCCCCCTGGGCACCGTGGTCGACACCATCGCCGTGGTGGCCACCGTGTTCGGCGTCGCCACCTCCCTGGGCCTCGGCGCCGCGCAGGTCAACGGCGGGCTGGCCTCGCTCGACGACGGGTTCACCATCGGCTCCGGCACCCAGCTGCTCATCATCGCCGTCGTCACGGTGCTGTTCCTGGTCTCGGCACTCTCGGGCCTGAACCGGGGCATCAAGTGGCTCTCCACCGCCAACATGGTCCTGGCCGTGGGGCTGTTCGCCTTCGTGCTGTTCACCGCGTCGACCGGCCGGCTGGTCGGTGCCTTCACCACGACGCTGGGCAGCTACCTCGCCGAGCTGCCCGCGATGAGCCTGCAGACCGGGCCGTTCGACGCGGAGCGATCGGACTGGATCAACGGCTGGACCATCTTCTACTGGGCGTGGTGGATCTCCTGGTCGCCGTTCGTCGCGACCTTCATCGCGCGCATCTCCCGCGGCCGCACGATCCGCGAGTTCGTGATCGGCGTCCTCGGCGTGCCCACGCTGGTGAGCGGCCTGTGGTTCTCCGTCTTCGGAGGCGCCGGCATCCTCGCCCAGCAGGACGGGGCCGACCTGGCCTCCCAGCCGACCGAGTCGCAGCTGTTCGCCCTGCTCGACACGCTGCCCGGCGGCCTGATCGCCGGTATCGGCGCGATGATCCTGATCGTCACCTTCTTCGTGACCAGCGCCGACTCCGCCACCTTCGTGCTCGGGTCGCTGAGCACCCGGGGCGGGGCGGACCCGGCACGGTCGGTCACGGTGATCTGGGGTCTGGTCATCTCCGCTTCGGCGGCCGTGCTGCTGGTCAGCGGCGGCCTCGGCGGGGTGCAGACCGCGTCGATCGTCGCGGCCTTCCCGTTCGCGGTCGTGCTGCTGCTGGTGCTGGCGTCGCTGATCAAGGGGTTGCGCGACGAGCCGCGGCTGCCGAGGACCGAGGCAGCCGCTCCGCCGGTGGCGGCGGGGATGCCCGGCGTGCCGGTCGCCTCCGGGAACGGGGCGACGACCGCCGGGGCGGTTCCGGAACGGACCTGA